The following DNA comes from Marinifilum sp. JC120.
ACCGATGGACATAGCACCTGCAAAGAGAAGGATGATGTTCCAGGGAATATCTTCAAGGTCGTTGATGTCCAGAATCTTGAACACAAAGAATGAGATGGACGAGAGCAGAATAATGGAAGTCTTGTCGATGGCCTTAAGTTCAGGGATGAAGGACCGCAGACTCATGACCAGAATAACGCCACCAACCAGAATCGCCGCCATTTTTTCATCACGGGAAAGCGGACCCATCTGGGAGTTGAGCTCTCTGGCTTTTTCACGCAGACCGGGGATTACGTCTTTTTCAGGCTTCAGGAAGATCATAAAGAATCCCCAAAGCAGGAAGACCATAGCCCAGCCGATGGGTGCCATGTAGTAGGTCAATTCGAAGAAGGTTACGTCTTTGCCCAGAATCTCGTTGTAAAAACCGATGGCGACCGCGCCGCGCGCTGCACCGAGCAGGGTGACGATAGAACCGGCACCAGCTACATAAGCCATACCGATGAATAATCCCTTACCGAACTTGGTGGGCTTGTCTCCTTCTCCGTAGAGGGAGTAAATAGCCAGCAGCAGCGGGTAGATAGTCGCCGCAACAGCAGTGTGAGCCATGATATGGGTCAGCAACGCAGTTACAACGAATACGCCCAGATAGATGCGGCTGGTCCTTTCGCCGACGACCATGAGCATCTTATAGGCCAGACGCTTGGTCAGTCCGGTTTTGGTGAATACGAGGCCGATCATGATGGAGGCAAAGATAAACAGGACGGAGGGGTCCATGAAATCCTTGAAAGCCACCTTGGCCGGGCGGATAAAAAACATAGCCTGCAATACGCCGATGGCCAGAGAGGTTACACCGATGGGGACTACTTCAAAGACCCACCATGTACCTGCCAGCAGAAATACGCCGATGGCACCCTTAGCTTCTTTACTTAACGCGAAATGCTGTCCACCGGGGTCAATTGCATCCGGCCATGCCGGGCAGTAGTAGACAAAGGCAAAAAGGGAGACTCCAAGCAGCATAAAAAACAGCCTTTTGAAATCAAATCCGGGCTTGTTTGCAACTTCAGCACTCATTATTCAGCTCCTTGCAATTAGGCTGTTTCGATCTCGCAAGCGAGAATAGCGGTTCTGACTTTATCAAAGGCGTCGCCGAGGCGGACTACACCGGTGATAATGCCATCCTTCTGGACCAGCAGCGGCTGGTGCACTCCGAGCACAAAAGCGTGCAGAGCTTTGTCGAGGGTTTCGTCCTCGTCAAGGATTTCTGCTTTTTTAGGTGAGTGCATGACTTCTCCTGCCTTTGCTCCGGCATTTTTGCGGCAGAGGCTGGAAAGAGGTTCAGACCAGAGATTAAAATCGCGATAGACTTTTTGAACGAAGTCCATGCTCAAGGCATTTGGATGATGCTTGTCATCCATCTTGAAGTAGGAAGGTTCCATATGCTTGAAGATGTCGAGCATAGTGATTTTACCTACGACCTTGCCGTTATCGTCTTCGACAAGCAGGTCGCGGTGCGGATGAGGAAGGTTCAGTTCTTCTCCCTGCTGAGCAAGGCATTGCAATGCTTCAAACAGTGTGGTGTCTGTTTTTACCCTGTTGTATTCTTCAACAGGGATCATCAGATCTTTTACTTTAAATTTATTCACATTTTCCCCCTAGGTAGGTTGTCCAAATGACTATTGCCGTCTAGCTGTCCTGTGTACAGACTCTGCGTAGAGTCTTTAACAGCGCGGCAATATCCACTGGAACTGAAATTTCAGCACATGCCCCCAGATTCATAGCTTCAATGGAAAGCGGAATCTTATTGTGCCGATTGATTAGAACAACTTTCAAATCAGGAACGATTGGCGAAATGTCTTCCATGAATTTCAAGGAACTCCGACCGAATCCAGACAGACCGAGGACAATACCGTCCAGTTCGTTCTCGCGTATGAATTTTTCAGCCTCGTCCAGATTTCCTGAGTCCGCGACCTGCAAGCCTTCACTCTTGAGGCGCAGAACCAGGTGCTCACGGAATTCCGAGTCCAGTTCAACAATCATTATTTTCATGTTTTAAACGTTGTCTTTGCTACTGGCCGGGAATTCGGCCTTTGCAGCACCCGCCTCAACAAAGCACTGAGTGTGCCAGATAGAATAATTCCATTTATACCAGACTTTTAACCTTGGCGGAAGGTGTTTTGTTTCTTTTTGTTGAAACAAAATGAACTATTGTGAAAACTTTCTCAAGAAACAATATGAAACATTTAGAAACAAAGTATAGTTGTACGATAAAAGGGTGGTGAATTTATAGGGAGTTAGAGAGGGTGATTAAGGTTTGTAAAAATTGTCTCCGCAGGAGAGCTTTTCGTCCTTGTAGGCTTGTATTACTTTTTTTACAGGTCCGATGACGTCGTCGAGGACCTCAATGCCTTTCCACTTGAGGTACTGGTAATGTTCATCATCAATGCCGCCGCAGACCACAGCATCAGTATGATCGGAGGTTGCCAAGGCGCAAAGGTCATCGGCGGATGCCTGCGGTAAAACAATGATGCGTTCGTTTATTTCTCCATTGGATTTAATTTTGGCTAGTAGTACATCCGTGGCGAGGTCAAAACGGGGAGCAACTTCATTGTTGAGCAGGGCTACCATGATTTTGTGCGACATAATTTATCCGTTTATGGAGTGTTTTTTCAACTTACGCCAAAGGGTGGAGCGAGACCAGCCGAGCCTTGCGGCAGCTTCCCCTTTGCGTCCGCCGCATTTAAGCAAAGTGTCCATGATCATCTGCTTTTCGGCATCATCCCAGTTCTGGGCCGAGGAGTATTCCAGCGGGACCATCCTTTCCTGAGTGGCGTGAGCGGATTCCGTTACCGGGCGCAGGATGTCCTGCTCGGTCAGGTAGGCGGGAAGATGGCTGGAGCCGATGAGATCACGATCGCAGAAGTTGACCGCGTATTCCACAATGTTGCTAAGTTCGCGCACGTTTCCGGGGTAGCGGTAGGCGGATAAAATTTTAGCTGATTTTTTGGAAAAACCTTTGATCTTTTTATTAAATTTATCGCAGTAGGCCATAAGGAAGTGGTTTTTGAGTAGCAGAATATCATCACCACGTTCACGTAGGGGCGGCAAATGCAGATGGACTACGTTTAATCTGAAAAGCAGGTCGGCGCGGAAGGTTTTTTCCTGAACCATTTTTTTCAGGTCCCGGTGGGTGGCAACTATAACCCGCACATCGGCATTGAAGCCTCGTGAACTGCCCAGCGGATGAATTACTTTGTCATCCAGAAATGAAAGCAGTTTGACCTGCAAGGGGAGAGGCAAATCTCCTATTTCAGTAAGAAAGAATGAGCCGTTATGGGCCAGTTTGATACGTCCGGGGCGGTCCTCATTGGCTCCGGTGAAAGCTCCCTTCACATGTCCGAAGAGTTCCGATTCCAATAAAGTTTCCGGCAGCGCGCCGCAGTTTACCTTAATAAATGGCGCGCCCGCACGGTCTGAGGCATTGTGGATGGCTTCGGCCAGTACATCTTTACCTGTTCCGGTTTCCCCGGTGATGAGTACTGATGAATCCGTTCCTGCAATGGAAGGGACCATGCTGAAAATTTTAACCATTTCCGGGCTGGTGCCGATCAGTCCGCCCAACGAGTAAGCCTTGCTGGCCGAGCTGCTTAGTTCCGCAACCTGCCGGATGTCCTGAATGGTTTCAATGTATCCTGAAATTACATTGTCGCTGCTCACTATCGGTGAAATGTTCAGCCGGATAGGAACTTTGGCTCTTGTGCGGTCAATAATGTCAGCATCAATCGATACTGTCTGGAAGTCTGCCTTGTCTGCCATGACCGGGCAGCCTTTGAAGCAGTAATCGCAGCGCAATCCCAGATAGCATTTTAAGTCCTGCATGGACTCCGGGTCGGCTCCGGTGATGGTCTGCCATGCACGGTTGACCAGTTTCACCCTCCCCTCGATGTCCAGCACAGCAATG
Coding sequences within:
- a CDS encoding SLC13/DASS family transporter, producing MSAEVANKPGFDFKRLFFMLLGVSLFAFVYYCPAWPDAIDPGGQHFALSKEAKGAIGVFLLAGTWWVFEVVPIGVTSLAIGVLQAMFFIRPAKVAFKDFMDPSVLFIFASIMIGLVFTKTGLTKRLAYKMLMVVGERTSRIYLGVFVVTALLTHIMAHTAVAATIYPLLLAIYSLYGEGDKPTKFGKGLFIGMAYVAGAGSIVTLLGAARGAVAIGFYNEILGKDVTFFELTYYMAPIGWAMVFLLWGFFMIFLKPEKDVIPGLREKARELNSQMGPLSRDEKMAAILVGGVILVMSLRSFIPELKAIDKTSIILLSSISFFVFKILDINDLEDIPWNIILLFAGAMSIGFCLWDTGAAKWMAVNWLVLFQESSGFIFILSIAFFVMMMTNFIMNVAAIAISLPVALVIAPYLGVAPEVILFAALVVAGMPFLLLVGAAPNAIAYDSKQFTTGEFFMYGVPASVLLMVVTAIFVKFIWPIMGMPVALPG
- a CDS encoding CBS domain-containing protein, which translates into the protein MNKFKVKDLMIPVEEYNRVKTDTTLFEALQCLAQQGEELNLPHPHRDLLVEDDNGKVVGKITMLDIFKHMEPSYFKMDDKHHPNALSMDFVQKVYRDFNLWSEPLSSLCRKNAGAKAGEVMHSPKKAEILDEDETLDKALHAFVLGVHQPLLVQKDGIITGVVRLGDAFDKVRTAILACEIETA
- a CDS encoding response regulator, producing MKIMIVELDSEFREHLVLRLKSEGLQVADSGNLDEAEKFIRENELDGIVLGLSGFGRSSLKFMEDISPIVPDLKVVLINRHNKIPLSIEAMNLGACAEISVPVDIAALLKTLRRVCTQDS
- a CDS encoding dinitrogenase iron-molybdenum cofactor biosynthesis protein, which gives rise to MSHKIMVALLNNEVAPRFDLATDVLLAKIKSNGEINERIIVLPQASADDLCALATSDHTDAVVCGGIDDEHYQYLKWKGIEVLDDVIGPVKKVIQAYKDEKLSCGDNFYKP
- a CDS encoding PAS domain-containing protein, with translation MGQQFLLPDLLNEVPIGIAVLDIEGRVKLVNRAWQTITGADPESMQDLKCYLGLRCDYCFKGCPVMADKADFQTVSIDADIIDRTRAKVPIRLNISPIVSSDNVISGYIETIQDIRQVAELSSSASKAYSLGGLIGTSPEMVKIFSMVPSIAGTDSSVLITGETGTGKDVLAEAIHNASDRAGAPFIKVNCGALPETLLESELFGHVKGAFTGANEDRPGRIKLAHNGSFFLTEIGDLPLPLQVKLLSFLDDKVIHPLGSSRGFNADVRVIVATHRDLKKMVQEKTFRADLLFRLNVVHLHLPPLRERGDDILLLKNHFLMAYCDKFNKKIKGFSKKSAKILSAYRYPGNVRELSNIVEYAVNFCDRDLIGSSHLPAYLTEQDILRPVTESAHATQERMVPLEYSSAQNWDDAEKQMIMDTLLKCGGRKGEAAARLGWSRSTLWRKLKKHSING